In Methanoculleus sp. SDB, the genomic window CCCGATGGGACTTGAACGGGACACGTGCGATTTTGATGTCATCACCTACATAGAAGAAGAGGTATTCAGTACCGAGGTTGCGCCCGATGAAGTCGCGGCGATATTTATCGAACCGGTGCAGGGTGAAGGCGGGTATATCGTCCCTCCGAAAACGTTCCTGCGGCGTCTGCGTGATCTCTGCGACGAGCATGGGATTCTCCTTGTTGCAGACGAGGTGCAGTCGGGATGTTTCCGGACCGGAACATTTCTCGCGTGCGAGCAGTTCGGAATAACCCCGGATATCGTCTGCCTGTCAAAAGCCATTGGCGGGGGGCTTCCGCTTGGAATGACGATAGCATCAGACGAGGTAATGAACTGGCCGCGCGGATCCCATGCCAGTACGTTCGGGGGGAATAACCTCGCATGCAGGGCAGCGCTCGCAGTACTCGACATTGTGAGCCGGCCCGGATTCGGCCGGCATGTTATGGATACCGGTGCCCACCTCCTTTCAGGACTCCGGAAGCTTGAAGCGGCACACGAGATTGTCGGAGACGTCCGGGGAATGGGACTCATGTGCGGGATGGAACTTGTGAATGACAGAAAGACCAAAAAACCGGCACGGGAAGCCAGGACGCACATACTTACGGAAGCATTCAGGCAGGGACTGACAATGCTGCCTGCCGGCCTCTCCACCATCAGGTTCTGTCCGCCATTGACGATAGAGAAGGAGGACATAGATACGGGACTGACCATTCTCACTCGCGTGATGGACAGCCTCTGAAGATCAGGAATACAAAATGTTTTTATTGACGGGGGAAAGATAACGCCCAATGTGCCCCCTCTATGGATAGTATTCTTGATGCGGTCAGGTCATTCCACGCCGGGCCGACCCTCTGCACCATAACGCATCCGATGCAGGAATCATTCCATACCGGGAACCTTCAGGACGATGAATTATGTCACCTAAAAAAGTCACCTATGTCTCGCTCCTCGCCGATGATAGTATTCATGGAGCATATGAAAAGGCGCTTGACTCAATTGAAAAAAAATTCGGGCAGCATCACCCGATGTTTATCGGTGATACCGGTCTGTTTACCAGAGAGGAGTTCGAGGTCCGTTCCCCGATAGATTCGGAAATCCTGATCGGCTATTTCCAGAAAGGAAACGGGGAGGATGCCCGACGTGCCATTGCACAGGCAAAAGAGGCGTTTGCCACCTGGGGCAGGACAGATTGGAAAGAACGGGTTCGTATTCTCAGAACTGCTGCAGACACGCTGGACCGGCAGAAATTCACCCTTGCAGCACTCATTACTTACGAGGCCGGAAAGAATCGGTATGAGGCAATCGCCGAAGTGAGCGAAGCGATTGATTTCCTCCGGTATTATGCGGACCAGTTCGAAGCGCATAACGGATTCATAATTCCCACGATATCGGAAATTCCGGGTGAACACTGTAGAAGCGTGCTGCACCCGTACGGCGTATGGGCAGTAATATCACCGTTCAACTTCCCGATCGCACTTGCGGCGGGAATGGCAGGTGCTGCGATCA contains:
- a CDS encoding 4-aminobutyrate aminotransferase (catalyzes the formation of succinate semialdehyde and glutamate from 4-aminobutanoate and 2-oxoglutarate), whose amino-acid sequence is MEPFMKTVPPGPRARDVLARDAHVVSQSMVREYPLVLERAEGVNLWDVDGNRYLDFSAGIAVMNVGWNHPDVVRAIGEQASLLSHGAFLDFCSEVPVRLAEKVVTLMPDGLDTVYFSNSGAESVEAALKLARHHTKRKYFIAFYGGFHGRTYGAVSLTSSNVIQRQYFGPFLPVIHVPYPNPYRPMGLERDTCDFDVITYIEEEVFSTEVAPDEVAAIFIEPVQGEGGYIVPPKTFLRRLRDLCDEHGILLVADEVQSGCFRTGTFLACEQFGITPDIVCLSKAIGGGLPLGMTIASDEVMNWPRGSHASTFGGNNLACRAALAVLDIVSRPGFGRHVMDTGAHLLSGLRKLEAAHEIVGDVRGMGLMCGMELVNDRKTKKPAREARTHILTEAFRQGLTMLPAGLSTIRFCPPLTIEKEDIDTGLTILTRVMDSL